A single region of the Streptomyces sp. AM 4-1-1 genome encodes:
- the glmS gene encoding glutamine--fructose-6-phosphate transaminase (isomerizing) has product MCGIVGYIGKRDVAPLLLEGLQRLEYRGYDSAGIVITGKAAAGKPAALRMVKAKGRVRELEARVPKRFSGTTGIAHTRWATHGAPSDENAHPHLDADGKVAVVHNGIIDNAGDLRAKLVAEGTVFLSETDTEVLVHLIARSEADTLEEKVREALRSVEGTYGIAVLHSDFNDRVVVARNGSPVVLGIGEKEMFVASDVAALVSHTRQVVTLGDGEMATVKADDFRTYTTEGSSTTATPTTVEWEAESYDMGGHDTYMHKEISEQAEAVDRVLRGRIDDRFSTVHLGGLNLDAREARGVRRIKILGCGTSYHAGQIGAQLIEELARIPADAEPASEFRYRNPVVDPDTLYVAVSQSGETYDVLAAVQELKRKGARVLGVVNVVGSAIAREADGGLYVHAGPEVCVVSTKCFTNTVVAFALLALHLGRIRDLSVSDGKRIIAGLRKLPAQISEILETEPDIKKLAEDYADARSMMFIGRVRGYPVAREASLKLKEVSYIHAEAYPASELKHGPLALIEPAMPTVAIVPDDDLLDKNRAAMEEIKARDGKILAVAHQPQEKADHTIVVPKNEDELDPILMGIPLQLLAYHTALALGRDIDKPRNLAKSVTVE; this is encoded by the coding sequence ATGTGCGGGATCGTCGGTTATATCGGGAAGCGTGATGTGGCTCCCCTGCTGCTGGAAGGCTTGCAGCGGCTGGAGTACCGGGGTTACGACTCGGCGGGCATCGTCATCACCGGCAAGGCGGCGGCCGGGAAGCCCGCCGCGCTCAGGATGGTCAAGGCGAAGGGCCGGGTCCGCGAGCTGGAGGCCCGCGTCCCCAAGCGGTTCTCCGGCACCACCGGTATCGCCCACACCCGTTGGGCCACCCACGGCGCCCCGAGCGACGAGAACGCCCACCCCCATCTGGACGCCGACGGCAAGGTCGCCGTCGTCCACAACGGGATCATCGACAACGCCGGCGATCTGCGCGCGAAGCTCGTCGCCGAGGGCACCGTCTTCCTCTCCGAGACCGACACCGAGGTGCTGGTCCATCTGATCGCCCGCTCCGAGGCGGACACCCTGGAGGAGAAGGTCCGCGAGGCGCTGCGGTCGGTCGAGGGCACGTACGGCATCGCCGTGCTGCACTCCGACTTCAACGACCGCGTCGTCGTCGCCCGCAACGGCTCGCCGGTCGTTCTCGGCATCGGCGAGAAGGAGATGTTCGTCGCCTCCGACGTCGCCGCGCTGGTCTCCCACACCCGCCAGGTCGTCACCCTCGGTGACGGCGAGATGGCCACGGTCAAGGCCGACGACTTCCGTACGTACACGACCGAGGGCTCCAGCACGACGGCGACGCCGACCACCGTGGAGTGGGAGGCCGAGTCGTACGACATGGGCGGCCACGACACGTACATGCACAAGGAGATCTCCGAGCAGGCCGAGGCCGTGGACCGGGTGCTGCGGGGCCGGATCGACGACCGTTTCTCCACCGTGCACCTGGGCGGCCTCAATCTGGACGCCCGTGAGGCGCGCGGGGTGCGCCGGATCAAGATCCTGGGCTGCGGCACCTCGTACCACGCGGGGCAGATCGGCGCCCAGTTGATCGAGGAACTGGCCCGCATCCCGGCGGACGCCGAGCCCGCGTCCGAGTTCCGCTACCGGAACCCGGTCGTGGACCCCGACACCCTCTACGTCGCCGTCTCCCAGTCCGGCGAGACGTACGACGTGCTGGCCGCCGTCCAGGAGCTCAAGCGCAAGGGCGCGCGGGTGCTCGGCGTGGTCAACGTGGTCGGCTCGGCGATCGCCAGGGAGGCCGACGGCGGGCTGTACGTGCACGCCGGACCCGAGGTCTGTGTGGTCTCGACCAAGTGCTTCACCAACACGGTGGTGGCGTTCGCCCTGCTCGCCCTGCACCTGGGCCGCATCCGCGATCTGTCGGTCTCGGACGGGAAGCGGATCATCGCGGGGCTGCGGAAGCTGCCGGCGCAGATCTCCGAGATCCTGGAGACCGAGCCCGACATCAAGAAGCTGGCGGAGGACTACGCGGACGCCAGGTCGATGATGTTCATCGGCCGGGTACGCGGCTACCCGGTCGCCCGCGAGGCCTCGTTGAAGCTCAAGGAGGTCTCGTACATCCACGCCGAGGCCTACCCCGCGTCCGAGCTGAAGCACGGTCCGCTGGCCCTGATCGAACCCGCGATGCCGACGGTGGCGATCGTGCCGGACGACGATCTGCTGGACAAGAACCGTGCGGCGATGGAGGAGATCAAGGCCCGTGACGGCAAGATCCTGGCGGTCGCCCACCAGCCGCAGGAGAAGGCCGACCACACCATCGTCGTACCGAAGAACGAGGACGAGCTGGACCCCATCCTGATGGGCATCCCGCTCCAACTACTGGCGTACCACACGGCTTTGGCGCTGGGCCGGGACATCGACAAGCCGCGCAACCTCGCGAAGTCCGTCACCGTCGAGTAG
- a CDS encoding universal stress protein, with protein MAGHEIPEPADRKQVADPLSDPLAAEETRPSCDPAFRHGVVVGFDGSTSSERALAYAIGMANRLGSGLIIVHVANRLPTTVWAGCEPPVFVDVPDHRTEVLGLELACADYLAEVPWVLVERGGDICHELEEVGQEYSADAIVVGSTHGIVGRIFGSVAGRLARRAQRPVVVIP; from the coding sequence ATGGCCGGTCACGAAATCCCCGAACCCGCGGACCGCAAGCAGGTAGCCGACCCACTGTCGGACCCGCTGGCGGCCGAAGAAACACGCCCTTCCTGCGACCCGGCGTTCCGGCACGGGGTCGTGGTCGGATTCGACGGCTCGACATCGAGTGAGCGGGCCCTCGCCTACGCCATCGGCATGGCGAACAGACTGGGCTCCGGTCTGATCATCGTGCATGTCGCCAACCGGCTCCCGACCACTGTCTGGGCGGGTTGCGAGCCGCCCGTCTTCGTCGATGTGCCGGATCACCGCACCGAAGTCCTCGGCCTGGAGCTGGCCTGTGCGGACTATCTCGCCGAGGTGCCGTGGGTGCTGGTGGAGCGCGGCGGGGACATCTGCCACGAGCTGGAGGAGGTCGGCCAGGAGTACTCGGCCGACGCCATCGTGGTCGGCTCCACGCACGGCATCGTCGGCCGGATCTTCGGCTCCGTGGCCGGACGGCTCGCACGGCGCGCGCAGCGTCCCGTCGTCGTCATCCCCTGA
- a CDS encoding helix-turn-helix domain-containing protein produces the protein MSQDSTAVSEAARKLAGRRRREVVAVLLFSGGPLFESSIPLSVFGIDRQDAGVPRYRLLVCGGEEGPLRTTGGLELSAPYGLEAISRAGTVVVPAWRSITSPPPTEALDALRRAHEEGARIVGLCTGAFVLAAAGLLDGRPATTHWMYAPTLAKRYPSVHVDPRELFVDDGDVLTSAGTAAGIDLCLHIVRTDHGTEAAGALARRLVVPPRRSGGQERYLDRSLPEEIGSDPLAEVVAWALEHLHEQFDVETLAARAYMSRRTFDRRFRSLTGSAPLQWLITQRVLQAQRLLETSDYSVDEVAGRCGFRSPVALRGHFRRQLGSSPATYRAAYRARRPQGGVPESVTAVMDSVVPAQGGQQARRAAAAAAPLGASATASPVPAGARPDHGRAGAEAYLPGRPAFPGQRSAS, from the coding sequence ATGAGCCAGGACTCCACTGCCGTATCGGAGGCTGCACGAAAGCTCGCGGGACGGCGACGCCGGGAAGTCGTCGCCGTGCTGCTGTTCAGTGGCGGCCCCCTCTTCGAGAGCTCCATCCCGCTCTCCGTATTCGGGATCGACCGCCAGGACGCGGGTGTTCCGCGTTACCGGCTGCTGGTCTGCGGCGGGGAAGAGGGGCCGCTGCGCACCACCGGAGGGCTCGAACTCAGCGCGCCCTACGGGCTGGAGGCGATCAGCAGGGCAGGCACCGTCGTGGTGCCCGCCTGGCGTTCGATCACCTCACCACCGCCCACCGAGGCGTTGGACGCGCTGCGCCGAGCTCACGAAGAGGGCGCACGGATCGTCGGGTTGTGCACCGGCGCGTTCGTGCTGGCCGCCGCAGGTCTGCTGGACGGCCGTCCGGCGACCACACACTGGATGTACGCACCGACGCTGGCCAAGCGCTATCCGTCGGTCCACGTCGATCCGCGTGAGCTGTTCGTCGACGACGGCGATGTGCTCACGTCCGCCGGCACGGCGGCCGGGATCGATCTCTGTCTGCACATCGTGCGCACGGACCACGGCACCGAGGCCGCCGGGGCACTGGCCCGTCGGCTGGTCGTACCGCCGCGCCGCAGTGGCGGTCAGGAGCGCTACCTCGACAGGTCTTTACCTGAGGAGATCGGCTCCGACCCGCTCGCGGAGGTCGTGGCCTGGGCGCTGGAGCATCTGCACGAGCAGTTCGACGTGGAGACGCTGGCCGCGCGCGCCTACATGAGCAGGCGGACCTTCGACCGGAGGTTCCGTTCGCTCACCGGGAGCGCGCCGTTGCAGTGGCTGATCACCCAGCGGGTGCTTCAGGCGCAGCGACTGCTGGAGACGTCCGACTACTCGGTCGACGAGGTCGCGGGCCGCTGCGGCTTCCGCTCGCCGGTCGCGCTGCGTGGCCACTTCAGGCGCCAGCTCGGGTCGTCGCCCGCCACCTACCGGGCCGCCTACCGGGCCCGGCGTCCGCAGGGCGGGGTGCCGGAGTCGGTGACGGCGGTGATGGATTCGGTCGTGCCCGCCCAGGGTGGCCAGCAGGCCCGCCGGGCAGCGGCGGCCGCCGCTCCGCTCGGGGCGTCGGCGACCGCGTCGCCGGTGCCCGCCGGCGCCCGGCCGGACCACGGGAGGGCGGGCGCCGAGGCGTACCTTCCCGGGCGCCCGGCCTTCCCCGGGCAGCGGAGCGCGTCCTAG
- the orn gene encoding oligoribonuclease, producing the protein MNDRMVWIDCEMTGLSLADDALIEVAALVTDSELNVLGEGVDIVIRPPDEALETMPEVVRQMHTASGLLDELAGGTTLADAEAQVLAYVREQVKEPGRAPLCGNSVGTDRGFLARDMSALESYLHYRIVDVSSIKELARRWYPKAYFSSPSKSGNHRALADIRESIAELRYYREAVFVPQPGPDSDQAKRIAARHVVSAE; encoded by the coding sequence ATGAACGATCGCATGGTGTGGATCGACTGCGAGATGACCGGGCTCTCGTTGGCGGACGACGCACTCATCGAGGTGGCCGCGCTGGTCACCGACTCGGAGCTGAACGTGCTCGGCGAAGGGGTGGACATCGTGATCCGCCCGCCGGACGAGGCCCTGGAGACCATGCCCGAGGTGGTGCGGCAGATGCACACCGCTTCGGGTCTCCTCGACGAGCTGGCGGGGGGCACCACCCTCGCCGACGCGGAGGCGCAGGTCCTGGCCTACGTCCGCGAGCAGGTGAAGGAGCCCGGCAGGGCTCCGCTGTGCGGCAACTCGGTGGGTACCGACCGGGGCTTCCTCGCCCGGGACATGTCTGCGCTGGAGAGCTACCTCCACTACCGGATCGTCGACGTGTCCTCGATCAAGGAGCTGGCGCGCCGGTGGTACCCGAAGGCGTACTTCAGCAGCCCGTCCAAGAGCGGCAACCACCGGGCGCTCGCCGACATCCGTGAGTCCATCGCCGAGCTGCGCTACTACCGGGAGGCGGTCTTCGTACCGCAGCCGGGGCCGGACTCGGACCAGGCGAAGCGGATCGCGGCGCGCCATGTGGTGTCCGCCGAGTAG
- a CDS encoding LacI family DNA-binding transcriptional regulator, whose translation MAAHGKQGRRPTLEEVAALAGVGRGTVSRVINGSPNVSPATREAVEAAVAELGYVPNRAARALAGNRTDAIALVVPEPEGRFFAEPYFSGIVRGVGAALADTEMQLLLTLAGSDRERRRLAQYLTAHRVDGVLMVSVHSDDPLPDLLEQLGMPAVMSGRRSAGETLAAVDSDNFGGARCAVDHLISRGRRTIATITGRLDVYGAQRRLDGYRAAVAAAGLAPDERLIAPADFTEEGGARAMRELLARCPGLDAVFAGSDVMAAGARHVLRETGHRIPQDVALVGFDDSAVARHMEPALTSVRQPIEEMGRTMARVLLQEIAGESTGRPQIVLPTELVVRDST comes from the coding sequence ATGGCTGCACATGGAAAACAGGGGCGGCGACCCACACTTGAGGAGGTCGCGGCCCTGGCCGGGGTGGGGCGGGGGACGGTGTCCCGGGTGATCAACGGATCGCCGAACGTCAGCCCCGCCACCCGGGAGGCCGTGGAGGCCGCCGTCGCGGAGCTGGGGTACGTGCCCAACCGGGCGGCCCGCGCCCTCGCGGGCAACCGCACCGACGCGATCGCGCTGGTCGTGCCCGAACCCGAGGGCAGGTTCTTCGCCGAGCCGTACTTCTCCGGCATCGTGCGCGGAGTGGGCGCGGCTCTCGCCGACACCGAGATGCAGCTCCTGCTCACCCTGGCGGGCAGCGACCGCGAGCGCCGCCGGCTGGCCCAGTATCTGACCGCACACCGCGTGGACGGGGTGCTGATGGTCTCCGTGCACTCCGACGACCCGCTGCCCGACCTGCTGGAACAGCTCGGGATGCCGGCGGTGATGAGCGGCCGGCGATCGGCCGGCGAAACGCTCGCCGCCGTCGACTCCGACAACTTCGGCGGTGCCCGCTGCGCCGTCGACCATCTGATATCCCGGGGCCGCCGGACGATCGCCACGATCACCGGGCGGCTGGACGTCTACGGCGCTCAGCGCCGCCTCGACGGCTACCGGGCGGCCGTGGCGGCGGCCGGGCTCGCCCCCGACGAGCGGCTGATCGCGCCCGCCGACTTCACCGAGGAGGGCGGTGCCCGCGCCATGCGGGAGCTGCTGGCCCGCTGCCCCGGCCTCGACGCCGTCTTCGCCGGTTCCGACGTGATGGCCGCGGGCGCCCGCCACGTCCTGCGCGAGACGGGCCACCGCATCCCGCAGGACGTGGCGCTGGTCGGCTTCGACGACTCGGCGGTGGCCCGGCACATGGAACCGGCGCTGACGAGCGTGCGCCAGCCGATCGAGGAGATGGGCCGCACCATGGCACGGGTGCTGCTCCAGGAGATCGCGGGGGAGAGCACGGGACGGCCGCAGATCGTGCTGCCGACCGAACTGGTGGTACGTGACTCGACGTGA
- a CDS encoding FCD domain-containing protein: MPLGPLRPSPLVEQAVDHLREQISTGHWPVGTRLPGETTLARTLGVGRSTVREAVRALAATGLLRSRQGAGVFVIADRPTEDWPTRLRRAAVTDVYEVRTLIEVQAARLAAERRTDEDLAALDAALAARHAASGAPDSEFVDRDIDLHRAVVAAAHNPVLTDLFAEFAPALRQALIDLVELLRLRADDPDHGRATHEELVRSVAAGDAEAAALAARTELEATLGRLRSA; encoded by the coding sequence GTGCCGCTCGGTCCGCTCCGCCCCAGCCCCCTGGTCGAACAGGCCGTGGACCATCTGCGGGAGCAGATCTCCACCGGACACTGGCCGGTCGGGACCAGGCTCCCCGGTGAGACCACCCTCGCCAGGACACTGGGCGTGGGCCGTTCCACGGTCCGTGAGGCGGTGCGCGCGCTGGCCGCGACCGGACTGCTGCGGTCCCGACAGGGCGCGGGCGTGTTCGTGATCGCCGACCGCCCCACGGAGGACTGGCCGACACGGCTGCGCAGGGCCGCGGTCACGGACGTGTACGAGGTCCGCACGCTGATCGAGGTCCAGGCGGCCCGGCTGGCCGCCGAACGCCGCACGGACGAGGACCTGGCCGCCCTCGACGCGGCTCTGGCGGCCCGGCACGCCGCCTCGGGGGCACCCGATTCCGAGTTCGTCGACCGGGACATCGACCTGCACCGGGCGGTGGTGGCCGCCGCCCACAACCCCGTACTCACCGATCTCTTCGCCGAGTTCGCCCCCGCCCTGCGACAGGCGCTCATCGATCTGGTGGAACTGCTGCGACTGCGCGCCGACGACCCGGACCACGGCCGTGCCACCCATGAGGAGCTGGTGCGGTCCGTGGCCGCCGGGGACGCCGAGGCGGCCGCCCTGGCGGCCCGTACCGAACTGGAGGCCACCCTCGGCCGGCTCCGCTCCGCCTGA
- the leuA gene encoding 2-isopropylmalate synthase: MPYHRYRSAFDRVELPLTGRTWPDARIERAPLWVPVDLRDGNQALAEPMDTPRKRRMFDLLVAMGFKEIEVGYPSASRTDFDFVRHLAGSGAVPGDVTVVVFTPARADLIERTFESVVGLDRVVVHLYIPTAPVWREVVLGRSRDEVHGVIREAATLMARLAEARPGADIRFEFSPEVFILTEPDYVLEICDSLTELWDASPDRPVIHNLPATVEIATPNVYADQIEYMHRQLARRDSVILSVHPHNDRGTGVACAELAVLAGAQRVEGCLFGNGERTGNVDLVNLALNLHAQGVDPMIDFSDIDEIRRTVEHCNRLPVPPRHPYGGDLVYTAFSGTHQDAISKGLAHHASSGTDRWAVPYLPIDPADVGRTYEAVIRVNSQSGKGGIAHLLRGDHGVDLPARLRADFSGTVQSVTDDSGLEATSKDLWALFEATYLTPGRDGRIGLTSWSTDRNPAGEHRFVCTLRIGDREGDYEGTGNGPVSAFTRALAAAGVEVDVVDFSEQATAAGQGASAVAYAECRVDGVRCWGVGQDTSVLTASLLAVLSAVNRAAGAAG, from the coding sequence ATGCCGTACCACCGCTACCGCTCCGCGTTCGACCGCGTCGAACTGCCCCTGACCGGGCGCACCTGGCCCGACGCCCGGATCGAGCGGGCGCCGCTCTGGGTGCCGGTCGATCTGCGCGACGGCAATCAGGCGCTGGCCGAGCCGATGGACACCCCGCGCAAGCGCCGGATGTTCGATCTGCTCGTGGCCATGGGGTTCAAGGAGATCGAGGTCGGCTACCCGTCCGCGAGCCGGACGGACTTCGACTTCGTCCGCCATCTCGCCGGGAGCGGGGCGGTTCCCGGCGATGTCACCGTGGTCGTCTTCACCCCCGCCAGAGCGGATCTGATCGAGCGGACCTTCGAGTCCGTCGTGGGACTGGACCGCGTGGTCGTCCACCTCTACATCCCGACCGCCCCCGTCTGGCGCGAGGTGGTGCTCGGCCGCAGCCGCGACGAGGTGCACGGGGTGATCCGGGAGGCCGCCACTCTGATGGCCCGGCTGGCCGAGGCCCGGCCCGGCGCCGACATCCGGTTCGAGTTCTCGCCCGAGGTCTTCATCCTCACCGAGCCGGACTACGTGCTGGAGATCTGCGACAGCCTGACCGAGCTGTGGGACGCCTCCCCGGACCGGCCGGTGATCCACAACCTGCCCGCCACCGTGGAGATCGCGACCCCCAATGTGTACGCCGACCAGATCGAGTACATGCACCGCCAGTTGGCCCGGCGGGACTCGGTGATCCTCTCCGTCCACCCGCACAACGACCGCGGTACGGGCGTCGCCTGCGCCGAACTGGCGGTGCTGGCGGGCGCCCAGCGGGTGGAGGGCTGCCTCTTCGGCAACGGCGAACGCACCGGCAACGTCGACCTGGTCAATCTGGCGCTCAATCTGCACGCCCAGGGCGTCGACCCGATGATCGACTTCTCCGACATCGACGAGATCCGCCGCACCGTCGAGCACTGCAACCGGCTGCCGGTCCCGCCCCGCCACCCGTACGGCGGCGATCTGGTGTACACGGCGTTCTCCGGCACCCACCAGGACGCCATCAGCAAGGGCCTGGCCCACCACGCGAGCAGCGGTACGGACCGGTGGGCGGTGCCGTACCTGCCGATCGACCCGGCCGATGTGGGGCGTACGTACGAGGCGGTCATCCGGGTCAACAGCCAGTCGGGCAAGGGCGGCATCGCCCATCTGCTCCGCGGTGACCACGGGGTGGACCTGCCCGCCCGGCTGCGCGCCGACTTCTCCGGGACCGTCCAGTCCGTCACCGACGACAGTGGTCTGGAGGCCACTTCGAAGGATCTGTGGGCACTGTTCGAGGCGACGTATCTGACCCCGGGACGCGACGGCCGGATCGGCCTGACGTCCTGGAGCACCGACCGGAACCCGGCCGGTGAGCACCGCTTCGTCTGCACCCTGCGGATCGGGGACCGCGAGGGTGACTACGAGGGGACGGGCAACGGCCCGGTCTCGGCGTTCACCCGGGCACTGGCCGCCGCCGGGGTCGAGGTGGACGTGGTCGACTTCAGCGAACAGGCGACGGCGGCCGGGCAGGGCGCGTCGGCCGTGGCGTACGCGGAGTGCCGGGTCGACGGGGTGCGGTGCTGGGGCGTCGGACAGGACACGTCCGTACTGACCGCCTCGCTCCTCGCGGTGCTGTCCGCCGTCAACCGGGCGGCGGGCGCGGCCGGCTGA
- a CDS encoding cellulose binding domain-containing protein yields MGTTSHRRTVTTRTKVVGAVVAAAVVGGTVFALTGTAQAASVGAAYTRTSDWTGGYTGQYVLSNDTGQVQTDWTLEFDLPAGTRIGSLWNAEYTLSGNHVTVKPASWDKELAPGRSVTIGFVTASDGTAADPSGCLINRAPCSADTGATPEPSGRPTTTAIPDPAPTATPTPTVPPTTPAPTGTATADPTPSPTPTASGGTGGGGEGGTTGARFTPYVDTSLYPAYDLVATANSTGVKDFTLAFITSGGSCAPLWGGVTGLGDDKVAAQIGALRAKGGDVRVSFGGAAGAELALHCSSAADLATAYGKVIDAYRLTKVDFDIEGGALPDTAANTRRSQAIAQLQKSHPGLDVSFTLPVMPEGLTRSGVDLVADARANGVTIGAVNVMAMDYGPAYSGDMGTYAVQAATATQAQLKGVLGLSDADAWKTVAVTPMIGVNDVSTEIFTVEDATQLVKFAQEKRLGWLAMWSGTRDKPCAGGAKPTADASCSSIVQEPLAFTKAFGAYH; encoded by the coding sequence ATGGGCACGACTTCGCACCGCCGCACGGTGACCACCAGGACCAAGGTGGTCGGCGCCGTCGTCGCGGCGGCGGTGGTCGGCGGCACGGTGTTCGCGCTCACCGGTACGGCCCAGGCGGCGTCGGTCGGCGCCGCGTACACCAGGACCAGCGACTGGACCGGTGGCTACACCGGTCAGTACGTCCTCAGCAACGACACCGGCCAGGTCCAGACCGACTGGACCCTCGAATTCGACCTCCCCGCGGGCACACGGATCGGCTCCCTGTGGAACGCCGAGTACACCCTCAGCGGCAACCACGTCACCGTGAAACCCGCCTCCTGGGACAAGGAACTGGCACCCGGCAGGTCCGTCACCATCGGCTTCGTCACCGCGTCCGACGGCACGGCGGCCGACCCCTCCGGCTGCCTCATCAACCGGGCCCCCTGTTCCGCCGACACCGGCGCCACCCCCGAGCCCAGCGGCCGCCCCACCACGACCGCCATCCCCGACCCGGCCCCCACGGCCACCCCCACCCCCACAGTGCCCCCCACCACCCCGGCCCCCACGGGGACCGCCACCGCCGACCCGACCCCCTCGCCGACCCCCACGGCGAGCGGCGGCACGGGCGGCGGTGGCGAAGGTGGCACGACCGGGGCACGCTTCACCCCCTACGTCGACACCTCCCTTTATCCGGCGTACGACCTGGTCGCCACCGCGAACAGCACCGGCGTGAAGGACTTCACCCTCGCCTTCATCACCTCCGGCGGAAGTTGCGCCCCGCTCTGGGGCGGTGTCACCGGCCTCGGCGACGACAAGGTCGCCGCCCAGATCGGCGCGCTGCGCGCCAAGGGCGGTGACGTCCGGGTCTCCTTCGGCGGCGCGGCCGGAGCCGAACTCGCCCTGCACTGCTCCTCCGCCGCCGACCTCGCCACCGCCTACGGCAAGGTCATCGACGCCTACCGGCTCACCAAGGTCGACTTCGACATCGAGGGCGGGGCACTGCCCGACACAGCCGCCAACACCCGGCGTTCCCAGGCCATCGCACAGCTCCAGAAGTCGCACCCCGGCCTCGACGTCTCCTTCACACTGCCCGTCATGCCCGAGGGTCTGACCCGGTCCGGAGTGGACCTGGTCGCCGACGCCAGGGCGAACGGCGTCACCATCGGCGCGGTCAACGTGATGGCCATGGACTACGGCCCCGCGTACAGCGGCGACATGGGCACCTACGCCGTCCAGGCGGCCACCGCCACCCAGGCCCAGCTCAAGGGGGTGCTCGGACTCTCCGACGCCGACGCCTGGAAGACCGTCGCGGTCACCCCGATGATCGGGGTCAACGACGTCAGCACCGAGATCTTCACGGTCGAGGACGCCACCCAACTGGTGAAGTTCGCCCAGGAGAAGCGGCTCGGATGGCTCGCCATGTGGTCCGGCACGCGCGACAAGCCGTGCGCGGGCGGCGCGAAGCCCACCGCCGACGCCTCGTGCAGCTCGATCGTCCAGGAACCGCTCGCCTTCACCAAGGCGTTCGGCGCCTACCACTGA
- a CDS encoding HAMP domain-containing sensor histidine kinase — MRWALVKVSLAVTVMVVVAFAVPLGLVVKEMARDRAFSDAERQAATIGPTLSITTDQEELERAVHSTEAGDAGRLAVHIPAAEEPGGRPLVIGNRRAAAKDLETTRRLGRASVAEVPGGSALLQPTALGSGDIAVVEVFVPEDEVSNGVTTAWLMLAGVGVALIVGSVAVADRLGLRMVEPAQRLAAAAQDLGEGMLGTRVPEEGPAELRSAAIAFNSMADQVVQLLANERELAADLSHRLRTPLTVLRLNTASLGEGPAAEQTRAAVEQLEHEVDTIIRTAREQRPAQGPLTGPGAGCDASEVIRERMAFWSALAEDEGREVSLAGVDRTVRLPVARPELAAALDALLGNVFRHTPEGTAFAVDVHHTGDAVIVLVSDAGQGIDDPDAALARGGSGRGATGAVGSTGLGLDIVRRVAESTGGDVRIGRSVLGGAEVRIWIGLHGRRAERGRRGHRVGRRRRGFSRTNG; from the coding sequence ATGAGATGGGCGCTCGTCAAGGTCAGTCTGGCCGTCACCGTCATGGTCGTGGTCGCGTTCGCCGTGCCGCTCGGCCTCGTCGTCAAGGAGATGGCCCGCGACCGGGCGTTCTCCGACGCCGAACGGCAGGCCGCGACCATCGGCCCGACCCTCTCCATCACCACCGACCAGGAGGAGCTGGAGCGGGCCGTCCACTCCACCGAAGCGGGTGACGCGGGCCGCCTCGCCGTCCACATCCCCGCCGCCGAGGAACCGGGTGGACGTCCCCTGGTGATCGGCAACCGGCGGGCCGCCGCCAAGGACCTGGAGACCACCCGGCGCCTCGGCCGTGCCTCGGTGGCCGAGGTGCCGGGAGGCTCGGCGCTCCTCCAGCCGACCGCGCTCGGCTCCGGGGACATCGCCGTCGTCGAGGTGTTCGTCCCCGAAGACGAGGTCTCCAACGGCGTCACCACCGCCTGGCTGATGCTGGCGGGCGTCGGCGTCGCGCTGATCGTCGGATCGGTCGCCGTCGCCGACCGGCTCGGGTTGCGGATGGTCGAGCCCGCCCAACGGCTCGCCGCCGCCGCGCAGGACCTGGGCGAGGGCATGCTCGGCACCCGGGTCCCGGAGGAGGGCCCCGCCGAACTGCGCTCCGCGGCCATCGCGTTCAACTCCATGGCCGATCAGGTCGTACAGCTCCTGGCGAACGAACGTGAGTTGGCCGCCGATCTGTCGCACCGGCTGCGTACCCCGCTGACCGTGCTCCGGCTCAACACCGCCTCGCTGGGCGAGGGGCCCGCCGCCGAGCAGACCCGGGCCGCCGTGGAGCAGCTGGAGCACGAGGTCGACACGATCATCCGGACCGCACGCGAACAACGCCCCGCCCAGGGCCCGCTCACCGGCCCCGGCGCGGGCTGCGACGCCTCCGAGGTGATCCGGGAACGGATGGCCTTCTGGTCGGCGCTCGCCGAGGACGAGGGCCGCGAGGTGAGCCTGGCGGGCGTCGACCGTACGGTACGTCTCCCGGTCGCCCGCCCCGAACTCGCCGCCGCGCTCGACGCGTTGCTCGGCAATGTCTTCCGGCACACCCCCGAGGGCACCGCCTTCGCCGTCGATGTGCACCACACGGGGGACGCGGTCATCGTGCTGGTCTCGGACGCGGGCCAGGGCATAGACGACCCCGATGCGGCGCTGGCCCGCGGCGGCAGCGGCCGGGGAGCGACCGGCGCGGTCGGCTCGACCGGACTCGGCCTGGACATCGTCCGCCGGGTGGCGGAGTCCACCGGCGGCGATGTGCGGATCGGCCGGTCGGTGCTCGGCGGCGCGGAGGTACGGATCTGGATCGGGCTCCACGGGCGGCGGGCCGAGCGGGGGCGGCGGGGCCACCGGGTGGGGCGCCGGCGCCGTGGGTTCTCGCGCACGAACGGCTGA